From a region of the Micromonospora tarapacensis genome:
- a CDS encoding DUF397 domain-containing protein, whose translation MNEFRNTPSVLAQLANAPWRTSTRSQTSNCVEVAPLSDGPATVALRDSKDRGGPVLLFNRAGWLGFMSGAKNGQFDLN comes from the coding sequence ATGAACGAGTTCCGCAACACGCCGTCCGTCCTCGCCCAACTCGCCAACGCCCCCTGGCGCACCAGCACACGCAGCCAGACCTCCAACTGCGTGGAGGTCGCGCCGCTGTCCGACGGTCCCGCCACGGTCGCGTTGCGCGACAGCAAGGACCGTGGTGGCCCGGTGCTGCTGTTCAACCGGGCCGGATGGCTGGGCTTCATGTCCGGTGCCAAGAACGGGCAGTTCGACCTGAACTAG
- a CDS encoding mycoredoxin, with protein MLTMYSTPWCGYCHRLKSQLDREGVTYEVVDIEQDPEAAKFVMGVNGGNQTVPTLRFADGSALTNPSIKQVKSHLASITA; from the coding sequence ATGTTGACGATGTATTCCACTCCCTGGTGCGGCTACTGCCACCGGCTCAAGTCGCAGCTCGACCGGGAGGGAGTCACCTACGAGGTGGTCGACATCGAGCAGGATCCGGAAGCCGCGAAGTTCGTCATGGGGGTCAACGGCGGCAACCAGACCGTTCCCACGCTGCGCTTCGCCGACGGCAGCGCGCTGACCAACCCCTCGATCAAGCAGGTCAAGAGCCACCTCGCGAGCATCACCGCCTGA
- a CDS encoding helix-turn-helix domain-containing protein, with protein MPPAVPSPILRRRRLGGELRRLREAAGLTGDQVIERVGWASASKLSRLENGRSRPDPQDVRNLLDLYLVGDALRLELLGITHEAGDMRGWLRSYPAMTRQQRGFAELEAGCAEISEYNPVLVPGLLQTSGYARLRISSAWQVDQAAGAPEAEEDIETEIRARQARQSALTRETDAPRYTAVLEETALGHRAGPPEVLREQLAQLCELAMLPNVTLHVLLRDTPIGRWYLPPTAFSVYRFADPLDPETLAIEGGFTDVMSTEVITLNSYKVVFEWLCTAALSATDTLSWLMESSGRLSVAASPPTVANGPATAPAQRRGSSGRLTER; from the coding sequence GTGCCTCCTGCCGTACCCAGCCCGATCCTGCGGCGCCGCCGGCTCGGCGGCGAACTGCGCCGGTTGCGCGAGGCTGCCGGGCTCACCGGAGACCAGGTGATCGAACGCGTCGGCTGGGCCTCCGCATCCAAGCTGTCCCGGCTGGAGAACGGTCGCAGCCGGCCAGACCCGCAGGACGTCCGGAATCTGCTTGATCTGTATCTCGTCGGCGACGCGCTCCGGTTGGAACTGCTCGGCATCACCCACGAGGCCGGCGACATGCGCGGCTGGTTGAGGAGCTATCCGGCGATGACGCGGCAGCAGCGTGGCTTCGCCGAGCTGGAGGCGGGCTGCGCCGAGATCTCCGAGTACAACCCGGTGCTGGTGCCGGGGCTGTTGCAGACCAGCGGGTACGCCCGGCTGCGGATCTCCTCGGCCTGGCAGGTCGACCAGGCCGCCGGCGCCCCCGAGGCCGAAGAGGACATCGAGACCGAGATCCGGGCCCGGCAGGCGAGACAGTCGGCGCTCACCCGGGAGACCGACGCACCCCGCTACACGGCAGTGCTTGAGGAGACGGCGCTCGGCCACCGGGCCGGGCCGCCCGAGGTGCTCCGCGAACAGTTGGCACAGCTCTGCGAGCTGGCCATGCTGCCGAACGTCACGTTGCACGTGTTGCTCCGGGACACCCCGATCGGTCGGTGGTACCTACCACCGACCGCGTTCTCGGTCTACCGGTTCGCCGATCCCCTCGATCCGGAGACGCTCGCCATCGAAGGTGGCTTCACCGACGTCATGTCGACCGAGGTAATCACCCTAAATAGCTATAAAGTGGTGTTCGAGTGGCTATGCACGGCGGCACTCTCCGCAACGGACACCCTTTCCTGGCTGATGGAGTCTTCGGGACGGCTGTCCGTGGCGGCGAGCCCGCCGACCGTGGCGAACGGTCCGGCAACGGCGCCGGCCCAACGCCGCGGATCCTCCGGGCGCCTCACGGAGCGGTGA